A region from the Oncorhynchus keta strain PuntledgeMale-10-30-2019 chromosome 5, Oket_V2, whole genome shotgun sequence genome encodes:
- the LOC118384259 gene encoding uncharacterized protein LOC118384259 isoform X10, translating to MKLFFSSSYTICSLSLQSVKYPPQFCILRSRLVTAHNLVSCRIDTMASKMTASVSLEQDLFKCPICLDLLKDPVTMPCGHSHCMGCIQGLWEQEDQMGGQICPQCKESLTQPWPTLNQNTILAEMVAKLKKTELQAAPLTEDVVACDFCTRGANQAVKSCLVCLASYCETHLKPHYENPSFGRHKLLDATRRLQERVCSTHHKLLEVYCRTDKLCVCASCALYDHKGHVTVAASAERMEKQKETEATGGSCRQKVKEKEEEVEHLRGALVSFKRSAREAVLDSTRTLSELKVYLERRGNQVKELIRAQEKVEVNWAEAQLQRLEQEIIALKKRDSELKKLTLTQDDAYFLQHYQDPRSSPVSEDLPSVNIDPLCDFGTVKRAYTHFKEQLECFCDGEMKRILNTVKAIHMLQSPKPSQFSAPKTIGQANGSPPAFKPALVMGEPAVTCDSPLSLCTKSSILKCSSMSKPPTGSAILFIEKGPSNDTKPAARVETILTKPLSTTDNLLLTKSASNMNINPLLIKSSSNTEEFTKPASGAGIAVLNSTPAPTTSSSIFNCPVGVFGKPAVDVDDFCKAALNTDSGPFTKLVSDNNSREKPSTGFSFGEPKCNAGSSLFGKPESNTGSPLFGKPASNTGSPLFGKPAFNTGSPLFGKPASNTGSPLFGKPAFNTGSPLFGKPAFNTGSPLFGKPAFNTCSPLFGKPAFNTCSPLFGKPEANTFLFLFGKPASNTGSPLFGKSESSTGSPLFGKPESSTGSPLFGKPESSTGSLLFGKPASSTGSPLFGKPESSSGSPLFGKPESSTGSPLFGKPESSTGSPLFGKPESSTVSPLFGKPESSTGSPLFGKPESSTGSPLFGKPASSTGSPLFGKPASSTGSPLFGKPASSTGSPLFGKPESSTGSPLFGTPESSTGSPLFGTPESKTGSSYGKPADQPGVVEISILEN from the exons ATGAaactctttttttcttcttcttacaCGATATGTTCCCTTTCTCTTCAGTCAGTGAAGTACCCACCTCAGTTCTGTATTTTACGCTCTAGACTAGTTACCGCACACAATTTGGTTAGCTGTAGAATAGACACAATGGCGAGTAAAATGACAGCCTCTGTCTCATTGGAACAGGACCTCTTCAAATGTCCCATCTGTCTAGACCTGCTGAAAGATCCGGTGACTATGCCGTGTGGACACAGTCACTGTATGGGCTGTATCCAGGGCTTATGGGAGCAGGAGGACCAGATGGGAGGTCAGATCTGCCCCCAGTGCAAAGAAAGTCTTACACAACCTTGGCCCACTCTTAACCAAAATACTATTCTGGCTGAAATGGTGGCGAAACTGAAGAAGACAGAACTCCAAGCTGCTCCTCTTACGGAAGATGTGGTTGCATGTGACTTCTGCACTAGAGGAGCGAACCAAGCTGTCAAGTCCTGCCTGGTGTGCCTGGCTTCTTACTGTGAGACTCACCTAAAGCCCCACTATGAAAACCCTTCCTTTGGAAGGCACAAGCTGCTGGATGCCACCCGACGATTACAGGAACGGGTTTGCTCAACTCATCACAAACTGCTGGAGGTTTACTGCAGAACcgacaaactgtgtgtgtgtgcgagttgTGCACTGTACGATCACAAAGGCCATGTCACCGTCGCTGCATCAGCTGAAAGAATGGAGAAGCAG aaagagacagaggccACAGGAGGATCATGTAGACAGAAAGTCAAGGaaaaggaagaggaggtggagcaCCTGAGGGGAGCTTTGGTGTCGTTTAAG CGCTCTGCAAGGGAAGCTGTTCTGGACAGCACCAGGACGCTCTCAGAGCTGAAAGTATATCTGGAGCGGAGGGGCAACCAAGTGAAGGAGCTGATCAGGGCTCAGGAAAAGGTGGAGGTGAACTGGGCGGAGGCCCAACTGCAGCGTCTGGAGCAGGAGATTATTGCGCTGAAGAAGAGAGACTCTGAGCTGAAGAAACTCACACTGACCCAAGATGACGCATACTTCCTTCAG CATTACCAAGACCCCAGGAGCTCTCCTGTATCTGAAGACCTGCCGAGTGTCAACATTGACCCGCTGTGTGATTTTGGGACAGTAAAGAGAGCTTATACTCATTTCAAGGAGCAGTTGGAATGCTTCTGTGATGGAGAAATGAAGAGAATATTGAACACAG TAAAAGCCATCCATATGCTTCAGTCACCAAAGCCCAGCCAAT TTTCAGCTCCAAAGACAATTGGTCAAGCCAATGGGAGCCCCCCAGCCTTCAAGCCCGCCCTGGTAATGGGGGAACCTGCAGTAACCTGCgactctcccctttccctctgtACAAAGTCCTCTATCTTGAAGTGCTCTTCTATGAGCAAACCTCCAACTGGCTCAGCGATCCTATTCATCGAAAAAGGGCCATCAAATGACACTAAGCCTGCTGCTAGAGTAGAGACCATCCTCACCAAACCCTTGTCCACCACTGACAACCTTCTCTTGACCAAATCGGCATCTAATATGAACATCAATCCCCTGCTTATTAAATCCTCATCCAACACTGAAGAGTTCACCAAACCTGCATCTGGAGCTGGTATAGCAGTCCTTAACAGCACACCTGCTCCTACAACAAGTAGCAGCATTTTCAATTGTCCTGTTGGTGTTTTTGGTAAGCCTGCAGTTGACGTAGATGATTTTTGTAAGGCAGCATTAAACACTGACAGCGGTCCTTTCACCAAACTTGTATCTGACAACAATAGTAGGGAAAAGCCTAGCACAGGTTTCTCCTTTGGCGAGCCAAAATGTAACGCAGGCTCATCCCTCTTTGGCAAGCCTGAATCTAACACAGGTTCACCCCTCTTTGGCAAGCCTGCATCTAACACAGGTTCACCCCTCTTTGGCAAGCCTGCATTTAACACAGGTTCACCCCTCTTTGGCAAGCCTGCATCTAACACAGGTTCACCCCTCTTTGGCAAGCCTGCATTTAACACAGGTTCACCCCTCTTTGGCAAGCCTGCATTTAACACAGGTTCACCCCTCTTTGGCAAGCCTGCATTTAACACATGTTCACCCCTCTTTGGCAAGCCTGCATTTAACACATGTTCACCCCTCTTTGGCAAGCCTGAAGCTAACACATTTTTATTCCTCTTTGGCAAGCCTGCATCTAACACAGGTTCACCCCTCTTTGGCAAGTCTGAATCTAGCACAGGTTCACCCCTCTTTGGCAAGCCTGAATCTAGCACAGGTTCACCCCTCTTTGGCAAGCCTGAATCTAGCACAGGTTCACTCCTCTTTGGCAAGCCTGCATCTAGCACAGGTTCACCCCTCTTTGGCAAGCCTGAATCTAGCTCAGGTTCACCCCTCTTTGGCAAGCCTGAATCTAGCACAGGTTCACCCCTCTTTGGCAAGCCTGAATCTAGCACAGGTTCACCCCTCTTTGGCAAGCCTGAATCTAGCACAGTTTCACCCCTCTTTGGCAAGCCTGAATCTAGCACAGGTTCACCCCTCTTTGGCAAGCCTGAATCTAGCACAGGTTCACCCCTCTTTGGCAAGCCTGCATCTAGCACAGGTTCACCCCTCTTTGGCAAGCCTGCATCTAGCACAGGTTCACCCCTCTTTGGCAAGCCTGCATCTAGCACAG GTTCACCCCTCTTTGGCAAGCCTGAATCTAGCACAGGTTCACCCCTCTTTGGCACGCCTGAATCTAGCACAGGTTCACCCCTCTTTGGCACGCCTGAATCTAAAACAGGATCCTCCTATGGCAAGCCTGCAGACCAGCCTGGGGTCGTGGAGATTTCTATTTTAGAAAACTAA
- the LOC118384259 gene encoding uncharacterized protein LOC118384259 isoform X19 gives MKLFFSSSYTICSLSLQSVKYPPQFCILRSRLVTAHNLVSCRIDTMASKMTASVSLEQDLFKCPICLDLLKDPVTMPCGHSHCMGCIQGLWEQEDQMGGQICPQCKESLTQPWPTLNQNTILAEMVAKLKKTELQAAPLTEDVVACDFCTRGANQAVKSCLVCLASYCETHLKPHYENPSFGRHKLLDATRRLQERVCSTHHKLLEVYCRTDKLCVCASCALYDHKGHVTVAASAERMEKQKETEATGGSCRQKVKEKEEEVEHLRGALVSFKRSAREAVLDSTRTLSELKVYLERRGNQVKELIRAQEKVEVNWAEAQLQRLEQEIIALKKRDSELKKLTLTQDDAYFLQHYQDPRSSPVSEDLPSVNIDPLCDFGTVKRAYTHFKEQLECFCDGEMKRILNTVKAIHMLQSPKPSQFSAPKTIGQANGSPPAFKPALVMGEPAVTCDSPLSLCTKSSILKCSSMSKPPTGSAILFIEKGPSNDTKPAARVETILTKPLSTTDNLLLTKSASNMNINPLLIKSSSNTEEFTKPASGAGIAVLNSTPAPTTSSSIFNCPVGVFGKPAVDVDDFCKAALNTDSGPFTKLVSDNNSREKPSTGFSFGEPKCNAGSSLFGKPESNTGSPLFGKPASNTGSPLFGKPAFNTGSPLFGKPASNTGSPLFGKPAFNTGSPLFGKPAFNTGSPLFGKPAFNTCSPLFGKPAFNTCSPLFGKPEANTFLFLFGKPASNTGSPLFGKSESSTGSPLFGKPESSTGSPLFGKPESSTGSLLFGKPASSTGSPLFGKPESSSGSPLFGKPESSTGSPLFGKPESSTGSPLFGKPASSTGSPLFGKPASSTGSPLFGKPESSTGSPLFGKPESSTGSPLFGTPESSTGSPLFGTPESKTGSSYGKPADQPGVVEISILEN, from the exons ATGAaactctttttttcttcttcttacaCGATATGTTCCCTTTCTCTTCAGTCAGTGAAGTACCCACCTCAGTTCTGTATTTTACGCTCTAGACTAGTTACCGCACACAATTTGGTTAGCTGTAGAATAGACACAATGGCGAGTAAAATGACAGCCTCTGTCTCATTGGAACAGGACCTCTTCAAATGTCCCATCTGTCTAGACCTGCTGAAAGATCCGGTGACTATGCCGTGTGGACACAGTCACTGTATGGGCTGTATCCAGGGCTTATGGGAGCAGGAGGACCAGATGGGAGGTCAGATCTGCCCCCAGTGCAAAGAAAGTCTTACACAACCTTGGCCCACTCTTAACCAAAATACTATTCTGGCTGAAATGGTGGCGAAACTGAAGAAGACAGAACTCCAAGCTGCTCCTCTTACGGAAGATGTGGTTGCATGTGACTTCTGCACTAGAGGAGCGAACCAAGCTGTCAAGTCCTGCCTGGTGTGCCTGGCTTCTTACTGTGAGACTCACCTAAAGCCCCACTATGAAAACCCTTCCTTTGGAAGGCACAAGCTGCTGGATGCCACCCGACGATTACAGGAACGGGTTTGCTCAACTCATCACAAACTGCTGGAGGTTTACTGCAGAACcgacaaactgtgtgtgtgtgcgagttgTGCACTGTACGATCACAAAGGCCATGTCACCGTCGCTGCATCAGCTGAAAGAATGGAGAAGCAG aaagagacagaggccACAGGAGGATCATGTAGACAGAAAGTCAAGGaaaaggaagaggaggtggagcaCCTGAGGGGAGCTTTGGTGTCGTTTAAG CGCTCTGCAAGGGAAGCTGTTCTGGACAGCACCAGGACGCTCTCAGAGCTGAAAGTATATCTGGAGCGGAGGGGCAACCAAGTGAAGGAGCTGATCAGGGCTCAGGAAAAGGTGGAGGTGAACTGGGCGGAGGCCCAACTGCAGCGTCTGGAGCAGGAGATTATTGCGCTGAAGAAGAGAGACTCTGAGCTGAAGAAACTCACACTGACCCAAGATGACGCATACTTCCTTCAG CATTACCAAGACCCCAGGAGCTCTCCTGTATCTGAAGACCTGCCGAGTGTCAACATTGACCCGCTGTGTGATTTTGGGACAGTAAAGAGAGCTTATACTCATTTCAAGGAGCAGTTGGAATGCTTCTGTGATGGAGAAATGAAGAGAATATTGAACACAG TAAAAGCCATCCATATGCTTCAGTCACCAAAGCCCAGCCAAT TTTCAGCTCCAAAGACAATTGGTCAAGCCAATGGGAGCCCCCCAGCCTTCAAGCCCGCCCTGGTAATGGGGGAACCTGCAGTAACCTGCgactctcccctttccctctgtACAAAGTCCTCTATCTTGAAGTGCTCTTCTATGAGCAAACCTCCAACTGGCTCAGCGATCCTATTCATCGAAAAAGGGCCATCAAATGACACTAAGCCTGCTGCTAGAGTAGAGACCATCCTCACCAAACCCTTGTCCACCACTGACAACCTTCTCTTGACCAAATCGGCATCTAATATGAACATCAATCCCCTGCTTATTAAATCCTCATCCAACACTGAAGAGTTCACCAAACCTGCATCTGGAGCTGGTATAGCAGTCCTTAACAGCACACCTGCTCCTACAACAAGTAGCAGCATTTTCAATTGTCCTGTTGGTGTTTTTGGTAAGCCTGCAGTTGACGTAGATGATTTTTGTAAGGCAGCATTAAACACTGACAGCGGTCCTTTCACCAAACTTGTATCTGACAACAATAGTAGGGAAAAGCCTAGCACAGGTTTCTCCTTTGGCGAGCCAAAATGTAACGCAGGCTCATCCCTCTTTGGCAAGCCTGAATCTAACACAGGTTCACCCCTCTTTGGCAAGCCTGCATCTAACACAGGTTCACCCCTCTTTGGCAAGCCTGCATTTAACACAGGTTCACCCCTCTTTGGCAAGCCTGCATCTAACACAGGTTCACCCCTCTTTGGCAAGCCTGCATTTAACACAGGTTCACCCCTCTTTGGCAAGCCTGCATTTAACACAGGTTCACCCCTCTTTGGCAAGCCTGCATTTAACACATGTTCACCCCTCTTTGGCAAGCCTGCATTTAACACATGTTCACCCCTCTTTGGCAAGCCTGAAGCTAACACATTTTTATTCCTCTTTGGCAAGCCTGCATCTAACACAGGTTCACCCCTCTTTGGCAAGTCTGAATCTAGCACAGGTTCACCCCTCTTTGGCAAGCCTGAATCTAGCACAGGTTCACCCCTCTTTGGCAAGCCTGAATCTAGCACAGGTTCACTCCTCTTTGGCAAGCCTGCATCTAGCACAGGTTCACCCCTCTTTGGCAAGCCTGAATCTAGCTCAGGTTCACCCCTCTTTGGCAAGCCTGAATCTAGCACAGGTTCACCCCTCTTTGGCAAGCCTGAATCTAGCACAG GTTCACCCCTCTTTGGCAAGCCTGCATCTAGCACAGGTTCACCCCTCTTTGGCAAGCCTGCATCTAGCACAGGTTCACCCCTCTTTGGCAAGCCTGAATCTAGCACAGGTTCACCCCTCTTTGGCAAGCCTGAATCTAGCACAGGTTCACCCCTCTTTGGCACGCCTGAATCTAGCACAGGTTCACCCCTCTTTGGCACGCCTGAATCTAAAACAGGATCCTCCTATGGCAAGCCTGCAGACCAGCCTGGGGTCGTGGAGATTTCTATTTTAGAAAACTAA
- the LOC118384259 gene encoding uncharacterized protein LOC118384259 isoform X36 encodes MKLFFSSSYTICSLSLQSVKYPPQFCILRSRLVTAHNLVSCRIDTMASKMTASVSLEQDLFKCPICLDLLKDPVTMPCGHSHCMGCIQGLWEQEDQMGGQICPQCKESLTQPWPTLNQNTILAEMVAKLKKTELQAAPLTEDVVACDFCTRGANQAVKSCLVCLASYCETHLKPHYENPSFGRHKLLDATRRLQERVCSTHHKLLEVYCRTDKLCVCASCALYDHKGHVTVAASAERMEKQKETEATGGSCRQKVKEKEEEVEHLRGALVSFKRSAREAVLDSTRTLSELKVYLERRGNQVKELIRAQEKVEVNWAEAQLQRLEQEIIALKKRDSELKKLTLTQDDAYFLQHYQDPRSSPVSEDLPSVNIDPLCDFGTVKRAYTHFKEQLECFCDGEMKRILNTVKAIHMLQSPKPSQFSAPKTIGQANGSPPAFKPALVMGEPAVTCDSPLSLCTKSSILKCSSMSKPPTGSAILFIEKGPSNDTKPAARVETILTKPLSTTDNLLLTKSASNMNINPLLIKSSSNTEEFTKPASGAGIAVLNSTPAPTTSSSIFNCPVGVFGKPAVDVDDFCKAALNTDSGPFTKLVSDNNSREKPSTGFSFGEPKCNAGSSLFGKPESNTGSPLFGKPASNTGSPLFGKPAFNTGSPLFGKPASNTGSPLFGKPAFNTGSPLFGKPAFNTGSPLFGKPAFNTCSPLFGKPAFNTCSPLFGKPEANTFLFLFGKPASNTGSPLFGKSESSTGSPLFGKPESSTGSPLFGKPESSTGSLLFGKPASSTGSPLFGKPESSSGSPLFGKPESSTGSPLFGKPESSTGSPLFGKPASSTGSPLFGKPESSTGSPLFGTPESSTGSPLFGTPESKTGSSYGKPADQPGVVEISILEN; translated from the exons ATGAaactctttttttcttcttcttacaCGATATGTTCCCTTTCTCTTCAGTCAGTGAAGTACCCACCTCAGTTCTGTATTTTACGCTCTAGACTAGTTACCGCACACAATTTGGTTAGCTGTAGAATAGACACAATGGCGAGTAAAATGACAGCCTCTGTCTCATTGGAACAGGACCTCTTCAAATGTCCCATCTGTCTAGACCTGCTGAAAGATCCGGTGACTATGCCGTGTGGACACAGTCACTGTATGGGCTGTATCCAGGGCTTATGGGAGCAGGAGGACCAGATGGGAGGTCAGATCTGCCCCCAGTGCAAAGAAAGTCTTACACAACCTTGGCCCACTCTTAACCAAAATACTATTCTGGCTGAAATGGTGGCGAAACTGAAGAAGACAGAACTCCAAGCTGCTCCTCTTACGGAAGATGTGGTTGCATGTGACTTCTGCACTAGAGGAGCGAACCAAGCTGTCAAGTCCTGCCTGGTGTGCCTGGCTTCTTACTGTGAGACTCACCTAAAGCCCCACTATGAAAACCCTTCCTTTGGAAGGCACAAGCTGCTGGATGCCACCCGACGATTACAGGAACGGGTTTGCTCAACTCATCACAAACTGCTGGAGGTTTACTGCAGAACcgacaaactgtgtgtgtgtgcgagttgTGCACTGTACGATCACAAAGGCCATGTCACCGTCGCTGCATCAGCTGAAAGAATGGAGAAGCAG aaagagacagaggccACAGGAGGATCATGTAGACAGAAAGTCAAGGaaaaggaagaggaggtggagcaCCTGAGGGGAGCTTTGGTGTCGTTTAAG CGCTCTGCAAGGGAAGCTGTTCTGGACAGCACCAGGACGCTCTCAGAGCTGAAAGTATATCTGGAGCGGAGGGGCAACCAAGTGAAGGAGCTGATCAGGGCTCAGGAAAAGGTGGAGGTGAACTGGGCGGAGGCCCAACTGCAGCGTCTGGAGCAGGAGATTATTGCGCTGAAGAAGAGAGACTCTGAGCTGAAGAAACTCACACTGACCCAAGATGACGCATACTTCCTTCAG CATTACCAAGACCCCAGGAGCTCTCCTGTATCTGAAGACCTGCCGAGTGTCAACATTGACCCGCTGTGTGATTTTGGGACAGTAAAGAGAGCTTATACTCATTTCAAGGAGCAGTTGGAATGCTTCTGTGATGGAGAAATGAAGAGAATATTGAACACAG TAAAAGCCATCCATATGCTTCAGTCACCAAAGCCCAGCCAAT TTTCAGCTCCAAAGACAATTGGTCAAGCCAATGGGAGCCCCCCAGCCTTCAAGCCCGCCCTGGTAATGGGGGAACCTGCAGTAACCTGCgactctcccctttccctctgtACAAAGTCCTCTATCTTGAAGTGCTCTTCTATGAGCAAACCTCCAACTGGCTCAGCGATCCTATTCATCGAAAAAGGGCCATCAAATGACACTAAGCCTGCTGCTAGAGTAGAGACCATCCTCACCAAACCCTTGTCCACCACTGACAACCTTCTCTTGACCAAATCGGCATCTAATATGAACATCAATCCCCTGCTTATTAAATCCTCATCCAACACTGAAGAGTTCACCAAACCTGCATCTGGAGCTGGTATAGCAGTCCTTAACAGCACACCTGCTCCTACAACAAGTAGCAGCATTTTCAATTGTCCTGTTGGTGTTTTTGGTAAGCCTGCAGTTGACGTAGATGATTTTTGTAAGGCAGCATTAAACACTGACAGCGGTCCTTTCACCAAACTTGTATCTGACAACAATAGTAGGGAAAAGCCTAGCACAGGTTTCTCCTTTGGCGAGCCAAAATGTAACGCAGGCTCATCCCTCTTTGGCAAGCCTGAATCTAACACAGGTTCACCCCTCTTTGGCAAGCCTGCATCTAACACAGGTTCACCCCTCTTTGGCAAGCCTGCATTTAACACAGGTTCACCCCTCTTTGGCAAGCCTGCATCTAACACAGGTTCACCCCTCTTTGGCAAGCCTGCATTTAACACAGGTTCACCCCTCTTTGGCAAGCCTGCATTTAACACAGGTTCACCCCTCTTTGGCAAGCCTGCATTTAACACATGTTCACCCCTCTTTGGCAAGCCTGCATTTAACACATGTTCACCCCTCTTTGGCAAGCCTGAAGCTAACACATTTTTATTCCTCTTTGGCAAGCCTGCATCTAACACAGGTTCACCCCTCTTTGGCAAGTCTGAATCTAGCACAGGTTCACCCCTCTTTGGCAAGCCTGAATCTAGCACAGGTTCACCCCTCTTTGGCAAGCCTGAATCTAGCACAGGTTCACTCCTCTTTGGCAAGCCTGCATCTAGCACAGGTTCACCCCTCTTTGGCAAGCCTGAATCTAGCTCAGGTTCACCCCTCTTTGGCAAGCCTGAATCTAGCACAGGTTCACCCCTCTTTGGCAAGCCTGAATCTAGCACAG GTTCACCCCTCTTTGGCAAGCCTGCATCTAGCACAG GTTCACCCCTCTTTGGCAAGCCTGAATCTAGCACAGGTTCACCCCTCTTTGGCACGCCTGAATCTAGCACAGGTTCACCCCTCTTTGGCACGCCTGAATCTAAAACAGGATCCTCCTATGGCAAGCCTGCAGACCAGCCTGGGGTCGTGGAGATTTCTATTTTAGAAAACTAA
- the LOC118384259 gene encoding nuclear pore complex protein Nup214-like isoform X29: protein MKLFFSSSYTICSLSLQSVKYPPQFCILRSRLVTAHNLVSCRIDTMASKMTASVSLEQDLFKCPICLDLLKDPVTMPCGHSHCMGCIQGLWEQEDQMGGQICPQCKESLTQPWPTLNQNTILAEMVAKLKKTELQAAPLTEDVVACDFCTRGANQAVKSCLVCLASYCETHLKPHYENPSFGRHKLLDATRRLQERVCSTHHKLLEVYCRTDKLCVCASCALYDHKGHVTVAASAERMEKQKETEATGGSCRQKVKEKEEEVEHLRGALVSFKRSAREAVLDSTRTLSELKVYLERRGNQVKELIRAQEKVEVNWAEAQLQRLEQEIIALKKRDSELKKLTLTQDDAYFLQHYQDPRSSPVSEDLPSVNIDPLCDFGTVKRAYTHFKEQLECFCDGEMKRILNTVKAIHMLQSPKPSQFSAPKTIGQANGSPPAFKPALVMGEPAVTCDSPLSLCTKSSILKCSSMSKPPTGSAILFIEKGPSNDTKPAARVETILTKPLSTTDNLLLTKSASNMNINPLLIKSSSNTEEFTKPASGAGIAVLNSTPAPTTSSSIFNCPVGVFGKPAVDVDDFCKAALNTDSGPFTKLVSDNNSREKPSTGFSFGEPKCNAGSSLFGKPESNTGSPLFGKPASNTGSPLFGKPAFNTGSPLFGKPASNTGSPLFGKPAFNTGSPLFGKPAFNTGSPLFGKPAFNTCSPLFGKPAFNTCSPLFGKPEANTFLFLFGKPASNTGSPLFGKSESSTGSPLFGKPESSTGSPLFGKPESSTGSLLFGKPASSTGSPLFGKPESSSGSPLFGKPESSTGSPLFGKPESSTGSPLFGKPASSTGSPLFGKPASSTGSPLFGKPESSTGSPLFGTPESSTGSPLFGTPESKTGSSYGKPADQPGVVEISILEN, encoded by the exons ATGAaactctttttttcttcttcttacaCGATATGTTCCCTTTCTCTTCAGTCAGTGAAGTACCCACCTCAGTTCTGTATTTTACGCTCTAGACTAGTTACCGCACACAATTTGGTTAGCTGTAGAATAGACACAATGGCGAGTAAAATGACAGCCTCTGTCTCATTGGAACAGGACCTCTTCAAATGTCCCATCTGTCTAGACCTGCTGAAAGATCCGGTGACTATGCCGTGTGGACACAGTCACTGTATGGGCTGTATCCAGGGCTTATGGGAGCAGGAGGACCAGATGGGAGGTCAGATCTGCCCCCAGTGCAAAGAAAGTCTTACACAACCTTGGCCCACTCTTAACCAAAATACTATTCTGGCTGAAATGGTGGCGAAACTGAAGAAGACAGAACTCCAAGCTGCTCCTCTTACGGAAGATGTGGTTGCATGTGACTTCTGCACTAGAGGAGCGAACCAAGCTGTCAAGTCCTGCCTGGTGTGCCTGGCTTCTTACTGTGAGACTCACCTAAAGCCCCACTATGAAAACCCTTCCTTTGGAAGGCACAAGCTGCTGGATGCCACCCGACGATTACAGGAACGGGTTTGCTCAACTCATCACAAACTGCTGGAGGTTTACTGCAGAACcgacaaactgtgtgtgtgtgcgagttgTGCACTGTACGATCACAAAGGCCATGTCACCGTCGCTGCATCAGCTGAAAGAATGGAGAAGCAG aaagagacagaggccACAGGAGGATCATGTAGACAGAAAGTCAAGGaaaaggaagaggaggtggagcaCCTGAGGGGAGCTTTGGTGTCGTTTAAG CGCTCTGCAAGGGAAGCTGTTCTGGACAGCACCAGGACGCTCTCAGAGCTGAAAGTATATCTGGAGCGGAGGGGCAACCAAGTGAAGGAGCTGATCAGGGCTCAGGAAAAGGTGGAGGTGAACTGGGCGGAGGCCCAACTGCAGCGTCTGGAGCAGGAGATTATTGCGCTGAAGAAGAGAGACTCTGAGCTGAAGAAACTCACACTGACCCAAGATGACGCATACTTCCTTCAG CATTACCAAGACCCCAGGAGCTCTCCTGTATCTGAAGACCTGCCGAGTGTCAACATTGACCCGCTGTGTGATTTTGGGACAGTAAAGAGAGCTTATACTCATTTCAAGGAGCAGTTGGAATGCTTCTGTGATGGAGAAATGAAGAGAATATTGAACACAG TAAAAGCCATCCATATGCTTCAGTCACCAAAGCCCAGCCAAT TTTCAGCTCCAAAGACAATTGGTCAAGCCAATGGGAGCCCCCCAGCCTTCAAGCCCGCCCTGGTAATGGGGGAACCTGCAGTAACCTGCgactctcccctttccctctgtACAAAGTCCTCTATCTTGAAGTGCTCTTCTATGAGCAAACCTCCAACTGGCTCAGCGATCCTATTCATCGAAAAAGGGCCATCAAATGACACTAAGCCTGCTGCTAGAGTAGAGACCATCCTCACCAAACCCTTGTCCACCACTGACAACCTTCTCTTGACCAAATCGGCATCTAATATGAACATCAATCCCCTGCTTATTAAATCCTCATCCAACACTGAAGAGTTCACCAAACCTGCATCTGGAGCTGGTATAGCAGTCCTTAACAGCACACCTGCTCCTACAACAAGTAGCAGCATTTTCAATTGTCCTGTTGGTGTTTTTGGTAAGCCTGCAGTTGACGTAGATGATTTTTGTAAGGCAGCATTAAACACTGACAGCGGTCCTTTCACCAAACTTGTATCTGACAACAATAGTAGGGAAAAGCCTAGCACAGGTTTCTCCTTTGGCGAGCCAAAATGTAACGCAGGCTCATCCCTCTTTGGCAAGCCTGAATCTAACACAGGTTCACCCCTCTTTGGCAAGCCTGCATCTAACACAGGTTCACCCCTCTTTGGCAAGCCTGCATTTAACACAGGTTCACCCCTCTTTGGCAAGCCTGCATCTAACACAGGTTCACCCCTCTTTGGCAAGCCTGCATTTAACACAGGTTCACCCCTCTTTGGCAAGCCTGCATTTAACACAGGTTCACCCCTCTTTGGCAAGCCTGCATTTAACACATGTTCACCCCTCTTTGGCAAGCCTGCATTTAACACATGTTCACCCCTCTTTGGCAAGCCTGAAGCTAACACATTTTTATTCCTCTTTGGCAAGCCTGCATCTAACACAGGTTCACCCCTCTTTGGCAAGTCTGAATCTAGCACAGGTTCACCCCTCTTTGGCAAGCCTGAATCTAGCACAGGTTCACCCCTCTTTGGCAAGCCTGAATCTAGCACAGGTTCACTCCTCTTTGGCAAGCCTGCATCTAGCACAGGTTCACCCCTCTTTGGCAAGCCTGAATCTAGCTCAGGTTCACCCCTCTTTGGCAAGCCTGAATCTAGCACAGGTTCACCCCTCTTTGGCAAGCCTGAATCTAGCACAG GTTCACCCCTCTTTGGCAAGCCTGCATCTAGCACAGGTTCACCCCTCTTTGGCAAGCCTGCATCTAGCACAG GTTCACCCCTCTTTGGCAAGCCTGAATCTAGCACAGGTTCACCCCTCTTTGGCACGCCTGAATCTAGCACAGGTTCACCCCTCTTTGGCACGCCTGAATCTAAAACAGGATCCTCCTATGGCAAGCCTGCAGACCAGCCTGGGGTCGTGGAGATTTCTATTTTAGAAAACTAA